AAACGGAATTTACAGCAGTACGAGGAAAGAAACCGGAATCCAGAAAAAGAAAAGCTGCTGCTGCAGCTGGATCTATTAAAAATGGGATTGTAAAAGCACTCGAAAACCGGGTGCTTATTTTATTTGAAAAGGAGCAAACACATGTTAACTGAAAAAATTAAGGAATTACGATCACAGATTATTAAAAAACAAACGGCCATTAATACAAAAATCACAGATGCCCAAAAACGAGCAGAGGAAGACAAGCTGGACGAAGCTACAGCTCTGAAAGGTGAAATTACCTCCTTGAAAGAAGAGCTTGACGGTCTGCAGAAAAAGCTTGCGGAGTATGAAGAGTTAGCAGGACTTAAACCGGAGAACCAAGCACCAGCTGGGGGTAAAGAAGAAGATGACGAGGAGAAAAGATCAATGCATGGCGGTGGCTTCCGTACAATCATAAAACCAGCTAAGACAGAAGAGGTAAGAGCTTTTGAAGAGTTTCTACGTTCTAAAGGAGAACAGAGGGACGGGTTGAAATCTGATGGCGCTGAGGCGATTATTCCAATTGATGTAATTACTAAGCCACAACAGGAACCGGAAGATGTTGTGGATCTTGCCGCAATTGTTAATAACGTGAACGTAACAACTGCCTCTGGTAGTTATCCGGTACTAGCAAACGCTGATACGGGTCTAGTTTCTGTGGCGGAATTAGAGAAAAATCCTGAATTGGCCAAACCTAAGTTCAATAAAGTACCTTGGACCGTAGAAACATATCGCGGTCATCTGCCTATTTCTCAGGAGGCTATTGATGATTCGGGTGTGGATTTGACTGCTATTGTGGCAAATCATCTGCAGCAGGTTAAACGTATCACGAAAAATACAAAAGTGGCGGAGGTTCTGCGATCATTCCCAGCCAAATCAGTGACAGGTACAGACGAAATCAAACGCATTTTAAATGTTGATTTAAAGCAAGCTTACGCCAGAAATATTGTTGCGACTGCATCAGCGTTTCAATTCCTTGATACGTTGAAAGATAAAAACGGCCAGTACATTTTACGTCAGGACATTTCTACGCCAACAGGAAAGATGCTGCTTGGTAGTCAGGTCAATGTTGTAGACGATACTGTTTTAGGCGAGAAAGCCGGCGACGCGGTTATGTTTATCGGAGACTTGAAAAAAGCCGTCTTCTTCGCAAATCGTGTGGAGGCTACGGCTAAATGGGTTGAGAATGACGTTTACGGTCAAGTCCTTTCCCTGGCAGTTCGTTTCGATGTGAAAAAAGCTGATGAGAAAGCCGGCTACTTTGTCACTATTAATCAAACGACAACTAGCACAGAAGACCAGTCAGCGGTAGACGTAGGTCAATAAAAAATAATTGAAAAGGATGATTGAAAATGGCGGAAGAATTCCTAAATAAAAGTGGAAACGTTTGGACAGCATCGGAGATGGACACGGACGGTAAACCGACAACACGGGTTTACCTTGGCGGAAACAGTGAAGAAAATCCTTTATTTATTAAGGGAATGCAGGGAGAACAAGGTCCAGCAGGTCCTAAAGGCGATCCGGGAGAACAGGGACCCAAAGGAGACACGGGCCCACAAGGTCCTCAAGGAAAGACAGGCGCCCAGGGTCCTCAGGGTGAAGCTGGTCCGCAAGGTCCTAAAGGAGACAAGGGCGATTCAG
The Bacillus vallismortis genome window above contains:
- a CDS encoding phage major capsid protein translates to MLTEKIKELRSQIIKKQTAINTKITDAQKRAEEDKLDEATALKGEITSLKEELDGLQKKLAEYEELAGLKPENQAPAGGKEEDDEEKRSMHGGGFRTIIKPAKTEEVRAFEEFLRSKGEQRDGLKSDGAEAIIPIDVITKPQQEPEDVVDLAAIVNNVNVTTASGSYPVLANADTGLVSVAELEKNPELAKPKFNKVPWTVETYRGHLPISQEAIDDSGVDLTAIVANHLQQVKRITKNTKVAEVLRSFPAKSVTGTDEIKRILNVDLKQAYARNIVATASAFQFLDTLKDKNGQYILRQDISTPTGKMLLGSQVNVVDDTVLGEKAGDAVMFIGDLKKAVFFANRVEATAKWVENDVYGQVLSLAVRFDVKKADEKAGYFVTINQTTTSTEDQSAVDVGQ
- a CDS encoding collagen-like protein, with protein sequence MAEEFLNKSGNVWTASEMDTDGKPTTRVYLGGNSEENPLFIKGMQGEQGPAGPKGDPGEQGPKGDTGPQGPQGKTGAQGPQGEAGPQGPKGDKGDSGKDGFGTEEQYNELVSRIEALEKAAQAK